From Ramlibacter tataouinensis, the proteins below share one genomic window:
- a CDS encoding NADH-quinone oxidoreductase subunit D, giving the protein MAEIKNYTLNFGPQHPAAHGVLRLVLELDGEVIQRADPHIGLLHRATEKLAETRTYIQTLPYMDRLDYVSMMCNEHAYCLAIEKLLGLEVPVRAKYIRVMFSEITRLLNHLLWLGAHGLDCGAMNMLIYCFREREDLFDMYEAVSGARMHAAYFRPGGVYRDLPDSMPQYQASKVKNQRAIDRLNEDRQGSLLDFIEAFTKRFPKYVDEYETLLTENRIWKQRTVGIGVVSPERALNLGFTGPMLRGSGVAWDLRKKQPYEVYDKMDFDIPLGKTGDSYDRYLVRVQELREANKIIQQCVAWLRANPGPVITDNHKVAPPDRESMKANMEELIHHFKLFSEGMRVPEGESYAAVEHPKGEFGIYIVSDGANKPYRLKIRAPGFAHLAAMDEMSRGHMIADAVAVIGTMDIVFGEIDR; this is encoded by the coding sequence ATGGCAGAAATCAAGAACTACACCCTCAACTTCGGCCCGCAGCACCCGGCGGCGCACGGCGTGCTGCGCCTGGTGCTCGAGCTGGACGGTGAAGTGATCCAGCGCGCCGACCCGCACATCGGCCTGCTGCACCGCGCCACCGAAAAACTCGCCGAGACCCGCACCTACATCCAGACGCTGCCCTACATGGACCGCCTGGACTACGTCTCGATGATGTGCAACGAGCACGCGTACTGCCTGGCGATCGAGAAGCTCCTGGGCCTGGAGGTGCCGGTCCGCGCAAAGTACATCCGCGTCATGTTCTCCGAGATCACGCGCCTGCTGAACCACCTGCTGTGGCTCGGCGCGCATGGCCTGGACTGCGGCGCGATGAACATGCTGATCTACTGCTTCCGCGAGCGGGAAGACCTGTTCGACATGTACGAGGCGGTGTCGGGCGCGCGCATGCACGCGGCCTATTTCCGTCCGGGCGGCGTCTACCGCGACCTGCCGGACAGCATGCCGCAGTACCAGGCCAGCAAGGTCAAGAACCAGCGCGCCATCGACAGGCTCAATGAAGACAGGCAAGGCAGCCTGCTGGACTTCATCGAGGCCTTCACCAAGCGCTTCCCCAAGTACGTCGACGAGTACGAGACGCTGCTGACCGAAAACCGCATCTGGAAGCAGCGCACGGTGGGCATCGGCGTTGTGTCGCCGGAGCGGGCGCTGAACCTGGGCTTCACCGGCCCGATGCTGCGCGGCTCGGGGGTGGCCTGGGACCTGCGCAAGAAGCAGCCCTACGAGGTCTACGACAAGATGGACTTCGACATCCCGCTCGGCAAGACCGGCGACAGCTACGACCGCTACCTGGTGCGCGTGCAGGAGCTGCGCGAGGCCAACAAGATCATCCAGCAGTGCGTGGCCTGGCTGCGTGCCAATCCCGGCCCGGTGATCACCGACAACCACAAGGTGGCGCCGCCGGACCGCGAGTCCATGAAGGCCAACATGGAGGAGTTGATCCACCATTTCAAGCTCTTCTCGGAAGGCATGCGCGTTCCCGAGGGCGAGTCCTACGCCGCCGTCGAACATCCCAAGGGCGAATTCGGCATCTACATCGTGAGCGACGGCGCCAACAAGCCGTACCGCCTGAAGATCCGTGCCCCTGGTTTTGCCCACCTCGCCGCGATGGACGAAATGTCGCGCGGCCACATGATCGCCGACGCCGTCGCGGTCATCGGCACGATGGACATCGTGTTCGGGGAGATCGATCGATGA
- a CDS encoding NADH-quinone oxidoreductase subunit C, translating to MTTTAFAVDPAALQQTVTTVLGPLAKRVDLSVGEVTVTVAPDNYLAAAKALRDAPGCRFEQLLDLCGVDYSGYGNGEWDGPRYAVVSHLLSVSLNQRVRLKVFLADDDLPVVDSVTPLWNSANWFEREAFDLYGIVFEGHSDLRRILTDYGFIGHPFRKDFPVSGYTEMRYDAERQRVIYQPVTIEPREITPRIIREDNYGELQ from the coding sequence ATGACGACCACCGCTTTCGCCGTCGACCCGGCTGCTCTCCAGCAAACCGTCACCACCGTCCTGGGCCCCCTGGCCAAGCGCGTCGACCTGAGCGTCGGCGAGGTGACCGTCACGGTCGCGCCGGACAACTACCTGGCCGCCGCCAAGGCATTGCGCGACGCGCCCGGCTGCCGCTTCGAGCAGCTGCTCGACCTGTGCGGCGTGGACTACTCCGGCTATGGCAACGGCGAGTGGGACGGCCCGCGCTATGCCGTGGTCTCGCACCTGCTGTCCGTGAGCCTGAACCAGCGCGTGCGCCTGAAGGTGTTCCTGGCCGACGACGACCTGCCGGTGGTCGACTCGGTGACGCCGCTGTGGAACTCGGCCAACTGGTTCGAGCGCGAGGCCTTCGACCTGTACGGGATCGTGTTCGAGGGGCACAGCGACCTGCGCCGCATCCTGACCGACTACGGCTTCATCGGCCACCCGTTCCGCAAGGATTTCCCCGTCTCCGGCTACACGGAGATGCGCTACGACGCGGAGCGCCAGCGCGTCATCTACCAGCCCGTGACCATCGAGCCGCGCGAGATCACGCCGCGGATCATCCGCGAGGACAACTACGGGGAGCTGCAGTGA
- a CDS encoding NuoB/complex I 20 kDa subunit family protein has protein sequence MATEGILDKGLVTTTVDSVINWAKTGSLWPMTFGLACCAVEMMHAGAARYDIDRFGMLFRPSPRQSDLMIVAGTLCNKMAPALRKVYDQMPEPRWVLSMGSCANGGGYYHYSYSVVRGCDRIVPVDVYVPGCPPTAEALLYGIIQLQQKIRRTQTIARA, from the coding sequence ATGGCAACTGAAGGCATTCTCGACAAGGGCCTGGTCACGACGACCGTGGACTCCGTCATCAACTGGGCCAAGACCGGCTCGCTCTGGCCCATGACTTTCGGCCTTGCATGCTGCGCGGTGGAGATGATGCACGCGGGCGCCGCGCGCTACGACATCGACCGCTTCGGCATGCTGTTCCGGCCCAGCCCGCGCCAGTCCGACCTGATGATCGTGGCCGGCACGCTGTGCAACAAGATGGCGCCGGCGCTGCGCAAGGTCTACGACCAGATGCCCGAGCCGCGCTGGGTGCTGTCCATGGGCTCGTGCGCCAACGGCGGCGGCTACTACCACTACAGCTATTCGGTGGTGCGCGGCTGCGACCGCATCGTGCCGGTGGACGTCTACGTGCCCGGCTGCCCGCCGACCGCCGAAGCCCTGCTCTACGGGATCATCCAGCTGCAGCAGAAGATCCGCCGCACCCAGACGATCGCGAGGGCCTGA
- a CDS encoding NADH-quinone oxidoreductase subunit A, translated as MNLDQYLPVLLFILVGVGVGVAPQLIGWGAARFLGFQKPDAAKNSPYECGFEAFEDARMKFDVRYYLVAILFILFDLEIAFLFPWAVALKDIGAVGFWSMMIFLAILVVGFIYEWKKGALDWE; from the coding sequence ATGAACCTTGACCAGTACCTGCCTGTCCTTCTGTTCATCCTGGTCGGGGTTGGCGTCGGGGTTGCCCCGCAGCTGATTGGCTGGGGCGCAGCCCGGTTCCTGGGCTTCCAGAAGCCCGACGCCGCAAAGAACTCTCCCTACGAATGCGGCTTTGAAGCCTTCGAGGACGCGCGCATGAAATTCGACGTGCGCTACTACCTCGTGGCCATCCTGTTCATCCTGTTCGACCTCGAAATCGCGTTTCTCTTCCCCTGGGCCGTGGCGCTCAAGGACATCGGCGCGGTCGGCTTCTGGTCGATGATGATCTTCCTCGCCATTCTCGTGGTGGGGTTCATTTACGAATGGAAGAAGGGCGCGCTCGACTGGGAGTGA
- the secG gene encoding preprotein translocase subunit SecG, translating into MNVLLTIILAAQMLTALAMIGLILIQHGKGADMGAAFGSGASGSLFGASGSANFLSRTTAVLAAVFFICTLALAYFGNLRAPESGSVLERAVVAPPPAPAASGAAQIPGTAAPAQSGATATPAAPAASGAAQIPTK; encoded by the coding sequence ATGAACGTATTGCTCACCATCATCCTCGCGGCCCAGATGCTGACCGCGCTGGCCATGATCGGGCTCATCCTCATCCAGCACGGCAAGGGCGCGGACATGGGCGCGGCCTTCGGCAGCGGCGCCTCGGGCAGCCTCTTCGGCGCCTCGGGCAGCGCCAACTTCCTCTCGCGCACCACGGCTGTGCTTGCCGCCGTGTTCTTCATCTGCACGCTGGCGCTGGCGTATTTCGGCAACCTGCGGGCCCCCGAATCGGGCAGCGTGCTTGAACGCGCCGTCGTTGCGCCGCCGCCCGCACCCGCGGCCTCCGGGGCAGCGCAGATCCCCGGCACCGCGGCGCCCGCACAGTCCGGAGCCACGGCGACGCCGGCTGCACCTGCGGCATCAGGGGCTGCGCAGATCCCGACGAAATGA
- the tpiA gene encoding triose-phosphate isomerase yields MPQNKLIAGNWKMNGNLAANEALVRAVAAGMGEARCEVAVCVPAPYLAQVNALRAGTRLELGAQDVSQHAQGAYTGEVCAAMLREFGVRYAIVGHSERRQYHGETDALVAEKVKAALAGGVTPIVCVGETLAEREAGQTQDVVKRQLAAVIHVNGHCISEIVVAYEPMWAIGTGRTATPEQAQEVHALLRAQLKAATGHAERVHILYGGSMNAGNAAQLLAQPDIDGGLVGGASLKAADFLQIIAAV; encoded by the coding sequence ATGCCTCAAAACAAGCTGATCGCCGGCAACTGGAAGATGAACGGCAACCTGGCGGCCAACGAGGCCCTGGTGCGCGCCGTGGCCGCGGGGATGGGCGAGGCGCGCTGCGAGGTCGCAGTCTGCGTGCCGGCGCCCTACCTGGCGCAGGTCAACGCGCTGCGCGCCGGCACCCGGCTCGAGCTCGGCGCCCAGGACGTGTCGCAGCACGCGCAGGGCGCCTACACCGGCGAGGTCTGCGCGGCCATGCTGAGGGAATTCGGCGTGCGCTACGCGATCGTGGGGCACTCCGAGCGCCGCCAGTACCACGGGGAGACCGATGCGCTGGTGGCCGAAAAGGTCAAGGCGGCGCTGGCCGGCGGCGTCACGCCCATCGTGTGCGTGGGCGAAACCCTCGCCGAGCGCGAAGCCGGCCAGACCCAGGACGTGGTCAAGCGCCAATTGGCGGCCGTGATCCACGTCAACGGCCACTGCATCAGCGAGATCGTGGTCGCGTATGAGCCGATGTGGGCGATCGGCACGGGCAGGACGGCCACGCCGGAGCAGGCGCAGGAAGTGCACGCGCTGCTGCGCGCGCAACTGAAGGCCGCCACCGGGCATGCCGAGCGCGTGCACATCCTCTACGGCGGCAGCATGAACGCGGGCAATGCCGCGCAGCTGCTGGCTCAGCCGGATATCGACGGCGGACTGGTCGGCGGCGCCTCGCTGAAGGCCGCGGACTTTCTGCAGATCATCGCCGCCGTCTGA
- a CDS encoding NAD(P)H-quinone oxidoreductase → MKAVEISAFGPPGVLRLGDRPAPVPAAGELLIRVTASGINRPDVLQRTGNYPVPPGASDIPGLEVAGEIVGGDDPELAAAGFKKGDRVCALVAGGGYAELCVAPIGQCLPVPKGLSDIEAASLPETFFTVWSNVFDRGRLQPGETFLVQGGTSGIGVTAIQMTKALGAGKVIATAGSDDKCQACLKLGADAAINYKTQDFAQEAKQVTGGKGVDVILDMVAGGYVARELECLAEDGRVVIIAVQGGTKSEVNAGLVLRRRLTITGSTLRPRPVAFKAAIAAALKKNVWPLIEGGKIKPVIHSTFPAADASKAHELMESNQHVGKIVLTW, encoded by the coding sequence GTGAAAGCGGTCGAGATCAGCGCCTTCGGCCCGCCCGGCGTGCTGCGCCTGGGCGACCGGCCTGCGCCCGTGCCGGCCGCGGGTGAGCTGTTGATTCGCGTCACGGCCAGCGGGATCAACCGTCCCGACGTTCTGCAGCGCACCGGCAACTATCCGGTGCCGCCAGGCGCTTCCGACATCCCCGGGCTGGAGGTGGCGGGCGAGATCGTTGGTGGTGACGACCCGGAACTGGCCGCGGCCGGCTTCAAGAAGGGTGACCGCGTGTGCGCGCTGGTGGCCGGCGGCGGCTACGCCGAGCTGTGCGTCGCGCCCATCGGCCAGTGCCTGCCGGTCCCGAAGGGCCTGTCGGACATCGAGGCGGCCTCCTTGCCGGAGACCTTCTTCACCGTCTGGAGCAACGTGTTCGACCGCGGGCGCCTGCAGCCGGGCGAGACCTTCCTGGTCCAGGGCGGCACCAGCGGCATCGGCGTGACTGCCATCCAGATGACCAAGGCCCTGGGGGCCGGCAAGGTGATCGCCACCGCGGGCAGCGACGACAAGTGCCAGGCCTGCCTGAAACTCGGCGCCGACGCCGCGATCAACTACAAGACCCAGGATTTCGCCCAGGAGGCGAAGCAAGTCACCGGCGGCAAGGGCGTGGACGTCATCCTCGACATGGTCGCCGGCGGCTACGTCGCGCGCGAGCTCGAATGCCTGGCCGAGGATGGTCGCGTGGTGATCATCGCCGTGCAGGGCGGGACCAAGAGTGAAGTCAATGCCGGCCTGGTGCTGCGCCGCCGCCTGACGATCACCGGCTCCACGCTGCGCCCGCGTCCAGTCGCCTTCAAGGCAGCCATCGCCGCCGCGCTGAAGAAGAACGTGTGGCCGCTGATCGAGGGCGGCAAGATCAAGCCCGTGATCCACAGCACCTTCCCCGCCGCCGATGCATCCAAAGCCCACGAGCTGATGGAATCCAACCAGCACGTCGGCAAGATCGTCCTGACCTGGTAG
- the pnp gene encoding polyribonucleotide nucleotidyltransferase, with product MSMFNKVTKSFQWGSHTVTLETGEIARQASGAVIVNIDDTVILATVAASKAAKPGQDFFPLTVDYIEKTYAAGKIPGSFFKREAKPSEHETLTSRLIDRPIRPLFPEGFFNEVHVVIHTLSLNPEVDADIAAMIGTSAALAVSGIPFAGPIGAARVGYVNGEYVLNPGQTARKMSDMDLVVAGTESAVLMVESEALQLSEEVMLGGVVYGHEQAKIAINAIHELVRDAGKPVWDWQAPARDESFIAKVKGIAEEKFRAAYQIRSKQARTQALREASASVHAALKADGVEFDAVKVDDLLFGIESNIVRSQILAGEPRIDGRDTRTVRPIEIRTGALPRTHGSALFTRGETQALVVTTLGTERDAQRIDALMGEYEDRFMFHYNMPPFATGEVGRMGSTKRREIGHGRLAKRALVACLPSKEEFPYTMRVVSEILESNGSSSMASVCGGCLSLMDAGVPMKAHVAGIAMGLIKEGNRFAVLTDILGDEDHLGDMDFKVAGTTNGITALQMDIKIQGITKEIMQVALAQAKEARMHILGKMQDALGEAKTEVSTFAPRLYTMKINPEKIRDVIGKGGATIRALTEETGCTIDIAEDGTITIASTDADKAEFAKKRIEEITAEVEVGKIYEGPITKLLDFGALVNLLPGKDGLLHISQIAHERVEKVTDYLSEGQVVRVKVLETDEKGRVKLSMKALLERPAGMGDERPPREPRGDRPPREPREPREAREPREPREPRAQETTVDTPPQE from the coding sequence ATGAGCATGTTCAACAAGGTCACCAAGAGCTTCCAATGGGGCTCGCACACCGTCACGCTGGAAACGGGCGAGATCGCCCGCCAGGCTTCGGGTGCCGTCATCGTCAACATCGACGACACCGTCATCCTCGCCACGGTCGCCGCTTCCAAGGCTGCCAAGCCCGGCCAGGACTTCTTCCCGCTGACGGTCGACTACATCGAGAAGACCTACGCCGCCGGCAAGATCCCGGGCAGCTTCTTCAAGCGCGAAGCCAAGCCGAGCGAGCATGAGACGCTGACCTCGCGCCTGATCGACCGCCCGATCCGCCCGCTGTTCCCGGAAGGCTTCTTCAACGAAGTGCACGTGGTCATCCACACGCTGTCGCTGAACCCCGAAGTCGACGCCGACATCGCCGCCATGATCGGCACCAGCGCCGCGCTGGCCGTCTCCGGCATCCCCTTCGCCGGCCCGATCGGCGCTGCGCGCGTGGGCTACGTCAACGGTGAATACGTCCTGAACCCGGGCCAGACGGCGCGCAAGATGTCCGACATGGACCTGGTCGTCGCCGGCACCGAATCGGCGGTGCTGATGGTCGAATCCGAGGCCCTGCAGCTGTCCGAGGAAGTCATGCTGGGCGGCGTGGTCTACGGCCACGAGCAGGCCAAGATCGCCATCAACGCGATCCACGAGCTGGTGCGCGACGCCGGCAAGCCGGTGTGGGACTGGCAAGCGCCGGCCAGGGATGAATCCTTCATCGCCAAGGTGAAGGGCATCGCCGAAGAGAAGTTCCGTGCGGCCTACCAGATCCGCAGCAAGCAGGCCCGCACCCAGGCCCTGCGCGAGGCCAGCGCCTCCGTGCACGCGGCGCTGAAGGCCGACGGCGTCGAGTTCGACGCCGTGAAGGTCGACGACCTGCTGTTCGGCATCGAGTCCAACATCGTGCGCAGCCAGATCCTGGCTGGCGAGCCGCGCATCGACGGGCGCGACACCCGCACCGTGCGCCCGATCGAGATCCGCACCGGCGCGCTGCCGCGCACCCACGGCTCGGCGCTGTTCACCCGCGGCGAGACGCAAGCCCTGGTGGTCACCACGCTGGGCACCGAGCGCGACGCGCAGCGCATCGACGCGCTGATGGGCGAGTACGAAGACCGCTTCATGTTCCACTACAACATGCCCCCCTTCGCCACCGGCGAAGTGGGCCGCATGGGCTCGACCAAGCGCCGCGAGATCGGCCACGGCCGCCTGGCCAAGCGCGCGCTCGTCGCCTGCCTGCCGTCCAAGGAAGAGTTCCCCTACACCATGCGCGTGGTGTCCGAGATCCTGGAATCCAACGGCTCCTCGTCGATGGCCTCGGTCTGCGGCGGCTGCCTGTCGCTGATGGACGCCGGCGTGCCGATGAAGGCGCACGTCGCTGGCATCGCCATGGGCCTGATCAAGGAAGGCAACCGCTTCGCGGTGCTGACCGACATCCTGGGCGACGAGGATCACCTCGGCGACATGGACTTCAAGGTGGCCGGCACGACCAACGGCATCACCGCCCTCCAGATGGACATCAAGATCCAGGGCATCACCAAGGAGATCATGCAGGTCGCCCTGGCGCAGGCCAAGGAAGCGCGCATGCACATCCTGGGCAAGATGCAGGACGCGCTGGGCGAGGCCAAGACCGAGGTCAGCACCTTCGCGCCGCGCCTGTACACGATGAAGATCAACCCGGAGAAGATCCGCGACGTGATCGGCAAGGGCGGCGCCACCATCCGCGCGCTCACCGAAGAGACCGGCTGCACGATCGACATCGCCGAGGACGGCACCATCACCATCGCCTCGACCGACGCCGACAAGGCCGAATTCGCGAAGAAGCGCATCGAGGAGATCACGGCCGAGGTCGAGGTGGGCAAGATCTACGAAGGCCCGATCACCAAGCTGCTGGACTTCGGCGCGCTGGTGAACCTGCTGCCGGGCAAGGACGGCCTGCTGCACATCAGCCAGATTGCGCACGAGCGCGTGGAGAAGGTCACCGACTACCTGAGCGAAGGCCAGGTTGTGCGCGTGAAGGTGCTGGAGACCGACGAGAAGGGCCGCGTCAAGCTGTCCATGAAGGCGCTGCTCGAGCGTCCGGCCGGCATGGGCGACGAGCGTCCGCCGCGCGAGCCGCGTGGCGACCGTCCGCCGCGCGAGCCCCGCGAACCGCGTGAGGCCCGCGAGCCGCGTGAGCCGCGTGAGCCGCGTGCGCAGGAAACCACCGTCGACACGCCGCCGCAAGAGTGA
- the rpsO gene encoding 30S ribosomal protein S15 has product MSINKAEIVKANARGANDTGSPEVQVALLTARINELTPHFKTHAKDHHGRRGLLRMVNRRKSLLAYLKDTDADRYTALIGKLGLRK; this is encoded by the coding sequence ATGAGCATCAATAAGGCCGAGATCGTCAAGGCCAACGCGCGCGGCGCGAACGACACGGGCAGCCCCGAAGTGCAAGTCGCGCTGCTGACTGCCCGCATCAACGAACTCACCCCGCACTTCAAGACCCACGCCAAGGACCACCATGGCCGCCGCGGCCTCCTGCGCATGGTGAACCGCCGCAAGAGCCTGCTGGCGTACCTGAAGGACACGGATGCCGACCGCTACACGGCGCTGATCGGCAAGCTGGGCCTGCGCAAGTAA
- a CDS encoding RNA recognition motif domain-containing protein, with protein MGNRIYVGNLPYTFRDSDMEQAFSQFGTVNSVKVMMDRDTGRSKGFGFVEMSSDAEAEAAIRGMNGQEYGGRGLVVNEARPMEQRAPRTGGGGFGGGGGYGGGGRRSY; from the coding sequence ATGGGCAATCGAATCTACGTGGGCAACCTGCCCTACACTTTCCGCGACAGCGACATGGAACAGGCCTTCAGCCAGTTCGGCACCGTCAACAGCGTCAAGGTCATGATGGACCGCGACACCGGCCGCTCGAAGGGCTTCGGCTTCGTCGAGATGTCGAGTGACGCGGAGGCCGAGGCCGCAATCCGCGGCATGAATGGCCAAGAGTACGGCGGCCGCGGTCTCGTGGTGAACGAAGCCCGCCCGATGGAACAGCGCGCGCCCCGCACGGGTGGCGGTGGTTTCGGCGGCGGCGGTGGTTACGGCGGCGGCGGTCGTCGCTCCTACTAA
- a CDS encoding pyridoxal phosphate-dependent aminotransferase, whose product MRSTVQNLEESKIREVANAGMGRSDVLAFWFGESDEVTPDFIREAAIASLRQGETFYAHNLGLPELREAIGAYTSKLHGPVGAGRIAVTSGGVNALMLACQALVDAGDEVVAVTPVWPNLTAQALIMGAKLRTVPLRPQGGAWQLDLQALLAAITPATRLLIVNAPNNPTGWTLTRDEQRAILEHCRRTGTWILADEVYERLYFDPTPNGCAPSFLDIAQPDDRLVIAHSFSKSFLMTGWRLGWLVMPPAMTHHMGKLIEFNTSCASVFTQRAALAAITHTDDVTPRVVAHLKACRDTLVPLLQALPGVELSPAKGGMYAFFKLDGFDDSLVLAKRLVAEAGIGLAPGNAFAPEAQGWLRWCFASRDPGRLEKGVRRLAGWLRSGG is encoded by the coding sequence ATGCGCAGTACTGTCCAGAACCTCGAAGAATCCAAGATCCGCGAAGTCGCCAATGCCGGCATGGGGCGCAGCGACGTGCTGGCGTTCTGGTTCGGCGAGAGCGACGAAGTCACGCCGGACTTCATCCGCGAGGCCGCCATCGCGTCGCTCAGGCAGGGCGAGACCTTCTATGCCCACAACCTGGGCCTGCCGGAACTGCGCGAAGCGATCGGCGCCTACACCTCGAAGCTGCACGGGCCGGTCGGCGCCGGGCGCATCGCGGTCACCTCCGGTGGCGTCAACGCCCTGATGCTGGCCTGCCAGGCGCTGGTGGACGCCGGCGACGAGGTGGTGGCTGTCACGCCGGTCTGGCCCAACCTGACGGCGCAGGCCCTGATCATGGGAGCGAAGCTGCGGACCGTGCCGCTGCGGCCGCAAGGCGGCGCCTGGCAGCTGGACCTGCAGGCCCTGTTGGCGGCCATCACGCCGGCCACCCGGCTGCTGATCGTCAATGCGCCGAACAACCCCACCGGCTGGACCCTGACCCGGGACGAGCAGCGGGCCATCCTGGAGCACTGCCGCCGGACCGGGACCTGGATCCTGGCGGACGAGGTCTACGAGCGCCTGTACTTCGACCCCACGCCCAACGGCTGCGCGCCGAGCTTCCTGGACATCGCGCAGCCCGACGACCGGCTGGTCATCGCCCATAGCTTCTCCAAGAGTTTCCTGATGACCGGCTGGCGCCTGGGCTGGCTGGTGATGCCGCCGGCCATGACGCACCACATGGGCAAGCTCATCGAGTTCAACACCTCCTGCGCCAGCGTCTTCACGCAGCGCGCCGCCCTGGCTGCAATCACGCACACCGACGATGTGACGCCGCGGGTGGTGGCGCACCTCAAGGCCTGCCGCGACACCCTGGTGCCCCTGTTGCAAGCGCTGCCGGGCGTGGAGCTCAGCCCTGCGAAGGGCGGCATGTACGCCTTCTTCAAGCTCGACGGTTTCGACGATTCGCTGGTGCTGGCCAAGCGCTTGGTGGCCGAGGCGGGGATCGGCCTGGCGCCGGGCAATGCCTTCGCGCCCGAGGCCCAGGGCTGGCTGCGCTGGTGCTTCGCCTCCCGGGATCCGGGGCGATTGGAAAAGGGCGTGCGGCGCCTGGCGGGCTGGCTGCGATCGGGCGGCTGA
- a CDS encoding branched-chain amino acid ABC transporter substrate-binding protein — MPALAHAQTAGAPIKLALVEGLSGGNANGGEAVFRNLVWAVERVNERGGVRTREGARTLELTRYDSKGQIEEALSTLRSAIDDGARVILQGNSSAVAAALIEAINRHNEREPQRRVVFLNYSAVDPALTNDKCSFWHFRFDAHADMRLTALMSVLREDKAVKSVYLINPDYSFGHAVQREAKRQLAEQRPDVRIAAEELHPLLRVKDFAPYATKIKASGADAVITGNFSNDLTLLVKAAREVGFDGRFYTFYGNALGAPAAIGDAGIGKVLAVADWLPNVPAPQSDAFYQAFRKRYPNPADDYVHMRLQLMIEALAQAIEKAGTADALPLATALEQTSVSFSGWTGRMRAADHQFQQPLVVGVMDRLGTPGVKFDVEGSGYGFRVVRQIPPPKAEMPHSCKMVRPA, encoded by the coding sequence ATGCCGGCCCTGGCCCACGCGCAGACGGCCGGCGCACCGATCAAGCTGGCGCTGGTGGAGGGCCTCTCGGGCGGCAATGCCAATGGCGGCGAGGCCGTGTTCCGCAACCTGGTGTGGGCGGTCGAGCGCGTCAACGAGCGCGGGGGCGTCAGGACGCGCGAGGGCGCACGCACGCTCGAGCTCACGCGCTACGACAGCAAGGGGCAGATCGAAGAGGCGCTGTCGACGCTGCGTTCGGCGATCGACGACGGCGCGCGGGTGATCCTGCAGGGCAACTCATCCGCGGTCGCGGCGGCCCTGATCGAGGCGATCAACCGCCACAACGAGCGCGAGCCGCAGCGCCGCGTGGTGTTCCTCAACTATTCGGCGGTGGACCCGGCGCTCACCAACGACAAGTGCAGTTTCTGGCATTTCCGCTTCGACGCCCACGCCGACATGCGCCTGACGGCACTGATGTCGGTGCTGCGCGAGGACAAGGCCGTGAAGTCGGTGTACCTCATCAATCCCGACTACAGCTTCGGGCACGCAGTGCAACGCGAGGCCAAGCGCCAGCTGGCCGAGCAGCGGCCCGACGTGCGCATCGCCGCCGAGGAACTGCACCCGCTGTTGCGGGTCAAGGACTTCGCGCCCTACGCCACCAAGATCAAGGCGAGCGGGGCCGACGCCGTGATCACCGGCAACTTCAGCAACGACCTCACGCTGCTGGTGAAGGCCGCGCGCGAAGTCGGGTTCGACGGACGCTTCTACACTTTCTACGGCAACGCGCTGGGCGCGCCGGCGGCGATCGGCGACGCCGGCATCGGCAAGGTGCTGGCCGTGGCCGACTGGCTGCCCAACGTGCCGGCGCCGCAAAGCGATGCGTTCTACCAGGCCTTCCGCAAGCGCTACCCGAACCCGGCCGACGACTACGTGCACATGCGCCTGCAACTGATGATCGAGGCACTGGCGCAAGCCATCGAGAAGGCCGGCACGGCCGATGCGCTGCCGCTGGCGACTGCGCTGGAGCAGACCTCGGTCTCCTTCTCCGGCTGGACCGGGCGCATGCGCGCGGCCGACCACCAGTTCCAGCAGCCGCTGGTCGTCGGCGTGATGGACCGGCTGGGCACGCCGGGCGTCAAGTTCGACGTCGAGGGCTCGGGCTATGGCTTCCGGGTGGTGCGGCAGATCCCGCCGCCCAAGGCCGAAATGCCCCACAGCTGCAAGATGGTGCGCCCTGCTTGA
- a CDS encoding Hsp20/alpha crystallin family protein, protein MFFAPVVRTRAVAPSLRSFDRNFERFVNDAFFGNGKPGLQLEQDEKAWNLSIDMPGVAREDLAISIEGPVVRIETRAEAKRPYKAAYELAEDIDAEASVAKLENGVLALSLAKKKPVSTARTIEVK, encoded by the coding sequence ATGTTTTTCGCACCCGTCGTTCGCACCCGCGCCGTCGCCCCGTCACTGCGCTCCTTCGACCGCAACTTCGAGCGCTTCGTCAACGATGCCTTCTTCGGCAACGGCAAGCCGGGCCTCCAGCTCGAGCAGGACGAGAAGGCCTGGAACCTGAGCATCGACATGCCCGGCGTCGCCCGCGAGGACCTGGCCATCTCGATCGAAGGCCCGGTCGTGCGCATCGAAACCCGTGCCGAAGCCAAGCGCCCCTACAAGGCGGCCTACGAGCTGGCCGAAGACATCGATGCGGAGGCGTCCGTCGCCAAGCTCGAGAATGGCGTGCTCGCGCTGTCGCTGGCGAAGAAAAAGCCGGTCAGCACCGCACGCACGATCGAGGTGAAGTAA